In Feifania hominis, the following are encoded in one genomic region:
- a CDS encoding DNA polymerase III subunit alpha: MTEFTHLHVHTEYSLLDGACRIGELVERAKEIGQTELAITDHGVMYAAVDFYKAAKKAGIKPIIGCEVYTAEGSRLNKQNRAESAIGHLVLLAKDYRGYQNLIKIVSDAFTEGFYSKPRTDLSVLREHHEGIIALSACLAGDVPRLIVRGDYEGAKKMALEYKAIFGEDYYLEIQDHGIREQLVVKDALLRMSKEIGVPLVATNDVHYIKKEDAAAQRVLICVQTGKTIDEPNPMAFETEEFYLKTGDEMAELFRDVPEAIENTRKIAAQCNVDFTFHELHLPSYQVPEGREPYEYLESLCMEGFRRRYPDDDGRLLEQMQYELSVIRQMGYVDYFLIVWDFIKFARDRGIPVGPGRGSAAGSIVSYSLGITDVDPDRYGLLFERFLNPERVSMPDIDIDFCYNRRQEVIDYVVHKYGKDHVAQIVTFGTMAAKAAIRDVGRVLNLPYNEVDAVAKLVPQELKMTIDKALHLMPQLREMVQNDERIRELIDMARKLEGMPRHSSIHAAGVVITQNELSDYVPLQKSDELAVTQYTMTTLEELGLLKMDFLGLRNLTIIQLAEDMINADRAPDDRFSIEEVGFDDEAVYDMLSSGQTNGVFQLESGGMRNVLTGMRPRNFEDIIAVISLFRPGPMDAIPKYIENKNHPERVTYKTPLLKDILDVTYGCIVYQEQVMQIVRKLGGYSYGRADLVRRAMSKKKLDVMEQERKNFIHGIQREDGSFECVGALRNGVSEKVANEIFDEMSSFASYAFNKSHAAAYAVVSYRTAYLKCHYPQQYMAALLTSVLDFSDKVSDYIGECIKMGIRVLPPDINRSLSGFTVVGQDILFGLVAIKNIGYNVIANVVREREENGPFRSFYDFLSRMTGQDLNKKAVETMISAGAFDGLGLRRSQMLATYDKIMDEIADSRRKNVEGQLDLFGGGEEQTAGGEPVYPDIPELPAKQRLALEKAATGLYLSGHPLSEYEAQIAAIKGVRLRDITSSFEEGNERLYEDNQIVTVGGIIAAFRLKTTKSDATMAFLQLEDMTGTIEVIVFPKVLEKFQMVLHEEAVVALRARISAREEEDAKLVLMEAVPIEQGGSLTLAERFSYENYKKRAPGTQSAQPADAVQKLYLRVPSRDSELLERAMKVIRIFDGNMPLYVYFEDEAKYTVANRRLWVDCNKTVLAELRGILGEKNVIVK; this comes from the coding sequence ATGACAGAATTCACCCATTTACACGTACATACCGAATACAGCCTGCTCGACGGCGCCTGCCGCATCGGGGAGCTCGTCGAGCGCGCAAAGGAGATCGGCCAGACCGAACTCGCCATCACCGACCACGGTGTGATGTATGCGGCGGTCGACTTCTACAAGGCGGCCAAAAAGGCGGGCATCAAACCGATCATCGGCTGTGAGGTGTACACCGCCGAGGGCTCGCGCCTGAACAAGCAGAACCGCGCCGAGAGCGCCATCGGCCATCTGGTGCTGCTCGCAAAGGACTACCGCGGCTACCAGAATCTCATCAAGATCGTCTCCGACGCCTTTACCGAGGGCTTTTACAGCAAACCGCGCACCGATCTCTCCGTGCTGCGCGAGCACCACGAGGGCATCATCGCGCTGTCAGCCTGCCTTGCGGGCGACGTGCCGCGGCTGATTGTGCGCGGCGACTACGAGGGCGCGAAGAAGATGGCGCTCGAGTACAAGGCCATCTTCGGTGAGGACTACTATCTCGAGATACAGGATCACGGCATCCGCGAACAGCTCGTCGTCAAGGACGCGCTTTTGCGCATGTCAAAGGAGATCGGCGTGCCGCTGGTGGCAACGAACGACGTCCACTACATCAAAAAGGAGGACGCGGCGGCGCAGAGGGTACTCATCTGCGTGCAGACCGGTAAGACCATCGACGAGCCGAACCCCATGGCCTTTGAGACAGAGGAGTTCTATCTCAAGACGGGCGATGAGATGGCCGAGCTCTTCCGCGACGTACCCGAGGCGATTGAAAACACCAGGAAAATTGCCGCCCAGTGCAACGTCGACTTCACCTTTCATGAGCTGCACCTGCCGAGCTACCAGGTTCCCGAGGGGCGTGAGCCCTATGAGTACCTCGAGAGCCTCTGCATGGAGGGCTTTCGCAGGCGCTACCCGGACGACGACGGCAGACTGCTCGAGCAGATGCAGTACGAGCTGTCGGTCATCCGCCAGATGGGCTATGTGGACTATTTTCTCATCGTGTGGGACTTCATCAAGTTCGCGCGTGACCGGGGTATTCCGGTCGGCCCGGGTCGGGGCTCCGCCGCCGGCAGCATCGTCTCATACAGTCTCGGCATCACCGACGTGGACCCTGACCGCTATGGGCTGCTCTTTGAGCGCTTTCTGAACCCCGAGCGCGTCTCCATGCCCGATATTGACATCGACTTCTGCTACAACCGCCGCCAGGAGGTCATCGACTACGTCGTGCACAAGTACGGCAAGGACCATGTCGCCCAGATTGTGACATTCGGCACCATGGCGGCAAAGGCGGCCATCCGCGATGTGGGGCGGGTGCTGAATCTGCCCTACAACGAGGTGGACGCGGTCGCAAAGCTCGTGCCGCAGGAGCTGAAAATGACCATTGACAAGGCGCTTCACCTCATGCCCCAGCTGCGCGAGATGGTGCAAAATGACGAGCGGATCCGCGAGCTGATCGACATGGCGCGCAAGCTCGAGGGCATGCCGCGCCACTCCTCCATCCATGCGGCGGGCGTGGTCATCACGCAGAATGAGCTGTCGGACTATGTGCCGCTGCAGAAGAGTGACGAGCTCGCCGTGACCCAGTACACCATGACGACGCTCGAGGAACTGGGTCTTTTGAAGATGGACTTTCTCGGGCTTCGCAACCTGACGATCATCCAGCTCGCTGAGGACATGATAAACGCCGACCGCGCGCCGGACGACCGCTTCTCCATCGAGGAGGTCGGCTTTGACGACGAGGCCGTCTACGACATGCTCTCCTCGGGGCAGACAAACGGCGTGTTCCAGCTCGAGTCGGGGGGGATGCGAAACGTGCTCACCGGCATGCGTCCGCGCAATTTTGAAGATATCATCGCCGTCATTTCGCTGTTTCGCCCGGGCCCGATGGATGCGATACCAAAGTACATTGAAAACAAGAACCACCCGGAGCGGGTGACATACAAGACCCCGCTTCTCAAGGATATTCTCGACGTCACCTACGGCTGCATCGTCTACCAGGAGCAGGTCATGCAGATCGTGCGCAAGCTCGGCGGCTACTCTTATGGCCGGGCCGACCTGGTGCGCCGGGCCATGAGCAAAAAGAAGCTCGACGTCATGGAGCAGGAGCGCAAGAACTTCATTCACGGCATTCAGCGCGAGGACGGCAGCTTTGAGTGCGTCGGCGCGCTGCGAAACGGCGTGAGCGAAAAGGTCGCCAACGAGATTTTTGACGAGATGAGTTCCTTTGCGAGCTACGCGTTCAACAAGTCCCACGCGGCGGCCTACGCGGTGGTCTCTTACCGCACGGCCTACCTCAAGTGCCACTATCCGCAGCAGTATATGGCGGCGCTTCTGACGTCGGTGCTCGACTTTTCCGACAAGGTCTCCGACTACATCGGCGAGTGCATCAAGATGGGAATCCGCGTGCTGCCGCCCGACATCAACAGAAGCCTCTCCGGCTTCACCGTCGTCGGGCAGGACATTCTCTTCGGGCTTGTCGCCATCAAAAACATCGGCTACAATGTGATTGCAAACGTTGTGCGCGAGCGCGAAGAGAACGGGCCGTTTCGCAGCTTTTACGACTTTCTCTCGCGTATGACCGGGCAGGATCTCAACAAGAAAGCGGTCGAGACCATGATCAGCGCCGGCGCCTTTGACGGCCTCGGGCTGCGCCGCTCGCAGATGCTGGCGACCTACGACAAGATCATGGACGAGATTGCCGACTCGCGCCGCAAGAACGTGGAGGGGCAGCTTGACCTCTTTGGCGGCGGGGAGGAGCAGACAGCCGGCGGCGAGCCGGTCTACCCGGATATTCCCGAGCTGCCCGCAAAGCAGCGGCTGGCGCTGGAAAAGGCGGCGACCGGGCTCTACCTCTCGGGTCATCCCTTAAGCGAGTACGAGGCCCAGATCGCGGCCATCAAGGGCGTTCGCCTGAGGGACATCACCAGCTCTTTTGAAGAGGGAAACGAGCGCCTCTACGAGGACAACCAGATTGTCACCGTGGGCGGCATCATCGCCGCTTTTCGGCTCAAGACCACCAAGAGCGACGCGACCATGGCGTTTTTGCAGCTGGAGGATATGACCGGTACCATTGAGGTGATCGTCTTTCCAAAAGTGCTTGAGAAGTTTCAGATGGTGCTGCACGAGGAGGCTGTCGTCGCCCTGCGCGCGCGCATCTCAGCCCGCGAGGAGGAGGATGCAAAGCTCGTTCTCATGGAGGCGGTCCCGATTGAGCAGGGCGGGTCTCTGACGCTCGCAGAGCGCTTCTCCTATGAGAACTACAAAAAGCGCGCGCCCGGCACACAGAGTGCGCAGCCCGCCGACGCGGTGCAAAAGCTCTATCTGCGTGTACCGTCGAGAGACAGCGAGCTGCTCGAGAGGGCAATGAAAGTCATTCGTATTTTCGACGGGAATATGCCGCTGTACGTGTACTTTGAGGATGAGGCGAAGTACACCGTGGCGAACCGCCGCCTGTGGGTCGACTGCAACAAGACGGTTTTGGCAGAGCTGCGGGGCATCCTCGGCGAAAAAAATGTTATTGTAAAATAA
- the uxaC gene encoding glucuronate isomerase, translating into MKKFMDENFLLDGSSAEQLFKSVEKLPIVDFHCHLSAQEIAQDKSYESITELWLGHDHYKWRAMRFHGIEEQYITGDADPREKFRAFAQTLEHCLGNPLYHWSHMELSRYFGIYEPLSTHNCDEVYDRCNRVLQSGLSARKMIQDSNVEMICTTDDPCDSLEYHSQLQREKFQTLVVPSFRPDGALRIEAKGFREYVSRLAAAADVEISDFNGLCCALERRLKAFCALGCRVSDHALEKLVFAPDCDRLKVRAFEKAMRGEEITEQESRAYQTALLVFLAKLYRQQNVAMQLHVGCMRNINTRMFNELGPDTGYDAILDTGDLRDLARLFDRLEQEDSLPRTIVFPLDGNANRALFTICTSFGGAGRRGYVQIGPAWWFNDTKSGMENQLRDFADLGCLGDFVGMLTDSRSLISYPRHEYFRRILCNMLGRMMDCGEIPQDMELAGKVAENICYYNAADYFGLKQRQPD; encoded by the coding sequence GTGAAAAAATTTATGGACGAGAATTTTTTGCTCGACGGGTCATCGGCAGAGCAGCTGTTCAAGTCGGTTGAAAAACTGCCGATCGTCGACTTTCACTGCCACCTGTCCGCGCAGGAGATCGCACAGGACAAGTCATACGAAAGCATCACCGAGCTGTGGCTGGGTCACGATCATTACAAATGGCGCGCCATGCGTTTTCACGGAATTGAGGAGCAGTACATAACGGGTGACGCCGACCCCAGAGAAAAATTCAGGGCCTTTGCGCAGACCCTTGAGCACTGTCTTGGAAATCCGCTCTACCACTGGTCTCACATGGAGCTCTCCCGGTATTTTGGAATTTATGAGCCGCTGAGCACGCACAACTGCGACGAAGTGTACGATCGCTGCAACCGGGTTTTGCAAAGCGGCCTCAGCGCAAGAAAGATGATTCAGGACAGCAATGTTGAGATGATCTGCACGACGGACGATCCGTGCGACTCGCTCGAGTACCACAGTCAGCTTCAGAGAGAGAAGTTTCAGACGCTGGTGGTTCCCTCTTTTCGGCCGGACGGCGCGCTGCGCATTGAGGCGAAAGGATTCCGGGAGTATGTCAGCCGGCTCGCCGCCGCAGCGGACGTTGAAATCAGCGATTTCAACGGGCTCTGCTGCGCGCTGGAGCGGCGGCTGAAAGCGTTCTGCGCGCTCGGCTGCCGGGTTTCCGACCACGCGCTCGAGAAACTGGTGTTTGCCCCCGACTGTGACCGGCTGAAAGTACGGGCGTTTGAAAAGGCTATGCGGGGAGAGGAGATCACCGAGCAGGAGAGCCGTGCCTATCAGACGGCGCTTCTGGTCTTTCTCGCGAAACTCTACAGGCAGCAGAATGTCGCCATGCAGCTTCACGTCGGCTGCATGCGAAACATCAACACGCGCATGTTCAACGAGCTCGGCCCGGATACCGGCTATGACGCGATACTCGACACGGGCGATTTACGCGATCTGGCCCGCCTGTTTGACCGGCTTGAGCAGGAGGACAGCCTGCCGAGGACCATCGTCTTTCCGCTCGACGGCAACGCAAATCGGGCGCTGTTTACCATCTGCACCTCGTTCGGCGGGGCAGGCCGCAGAGGCTATGTCCAGATTGGGCCGGCGTGGTGGTTCAACGACACAAAAAGCGGCATGGAAAACCAGCTTCGCGACTTCGCGGACCTGGGCTGCCTCGGAGACTTCGTGGGGATGCTCACGGATTCCCGGTCGCTCATTTCCTATCCGCGCCATGAGTATTTCCGCCGCATTCTCTGCAACATGCTCGGCCGGATGATGGACTGCGGCGAGATTCCGCAGGACATGGAACTGGCGGGGAAAGTGGCGGAGAATATCTGCTACTACAACGCTGCGGATTACTTTGGACTCAAACAGAGACAACCGGATTGA
- a CDS encoding phosphoglycerate dehydrogenase, giving the protein MGKILITPRSFAKTDDTPKRLLMEAGYELICNPAGSILTREQMQELIEDADGVIIGVDPLDREIISAGRKLRAIAKYGVGTDNIDLAFARERGIPVSVTAGANSNAVADYAFALILACARQLTQINEMCHRKNWGKVVTGDVYGKTIGIIGLGAIGKGVARRARGFDMTVLAYDALWDEAYAEENGIVRAQLEEIYRESDFISLHIPLTPQTENLIDEEAFKMMKKGAVLVNTARGGLVDETALIQALHDGTLSAAGIDAFAQEPPDCEKLYSLPNLIMGSHCGASTRGAAEQMSRMAAENILRDLSR; this is encoded by the coding sequence GTGGGAAAGATACTGATTACGCCGCGCTCCTTTGCCAAGACAGACGACACGCCCAAAAGACTGCTGATGGAGGCGGGATATGAGTTGATTTGCAACCCCGCCGGCTCCATTCTGACGAGAGAGCAGATGCAGGAGCTGATTGAGGACGCCGACGGCGTCATCATTGGCGTGGATCCGCTGGACCGGGAGATTATCTCCGCCGGGAGGAAGCTCAGGGCAATTGCAAAATACGGCGTGGGGACTGACAACATTGATCTTGCTTTCGCGCGGGAGCGGGGCATACCGGTCTCTGTCACGGCGGGCGCGAACAGCAATGCAGTTGCGGATTATGCCTTTGCGCTAATCCTGGCCTGTGCGCGCCAGCTGACGCAGATCAATGAGATGTGCCACCGGAAAAACTGGGGCAAAGTCGTCACGGGTGACGTCTACGGCAAGACCATTGGAATCATCGGTCTGGGGGCGATTGGAAAGGGCGTCGCCCGGCGGGCGAGGGGATTTGATATGACTGTGCTGGCATACGACGCTCTCTGGGACGAGGCCTATGCGGAGGAGAACGGCATTGTCCGCGCGCAGCTGGAGGAGATTTACCGCGAGAGCGACTTTATCAGCTTACATATCCCCCTGACGCCGCAGACCGAAAACCTCATTGACGAAGAGGCTTTCAAAATGATGAAAAAAGGCGCCGTTTTGGTCAACACAGCGCGCGGGGGCCTTGTTGATGAGACGGCTCTGATTCAGGCGCTCCATGACGGAACGCTGTCTGCGGCGGGCATTGACGCGTTTGCACAGGAGCCGCCGGACTGTGAGAAGCTCTACAGTCTGCCGAATCTCATCATGGGCTCACACTGCGGTGCGTCCACACGGGGCGCCGCAGAGCAAATGAGCAGGATGGCGGCTGAAAACATTCTCAGAGATCTGAGCAGATAG
- a CDS encoding mannitol dehydrogenase family protein, whose product MKLTTQALADRAPWEDRGYQLPKYDREEVIRRTHERPIWLHLGAGNIFRAFLAADAQRLLDRGWMDTGIIVGEGYDCEIIEKAYRPFDNLALSVTLKPEGSIDKVVVGSITESLAMQRQTPDWARLEEVMQSPSLQMVSFTITEKGYNLKDQQGRYFQNTEQDFARGPDGADSYMGKVAALLYKRFLCGGPAIALVSMDNCSHNGTRLYEALRDFASKWESQGLVEKGFLSYVEDREKVGFPWSMIDKITPRPDAKVVEMLKADGFEDTESLKTKMGSFVAPFVNAEQTQYLVVEDWFPNGRPPLDKAGVIFTQRETVDQVEKMKVCTCLNPLHTALAVFGCLLGFTRISDEMKDEDLRRMVEIIGYKEGLPVVVDPGILDPRAFLDTVIHERFPNVFMPDSPQRIATDTSQKLAIRFGETIKAYLASDELAVDDLKMIPLVFAGWCRYLMGVDDRGNAFERSDDPMFGQLLPYLSGVALGDTGAGQTLRPILSNDRIFGVDLYAAGLGQRVESYFAEMLTGPGAVRETLHRHVSE is encoded by the coding sequence TTGAAGTTGACAACACAGGCACTGGCGGACAGGGCCCCGTGGGAGGACAGAGGGTATCAGCTGCCAAAGTATGACCGTGAAGAAGTGATACGGCGTACGCATGAGAGACCCATATGGCTTCATTTGGGAGCCGGCAATATTTTTCGCGCGTTTCTCGCCGCGGATGCCCAGCGGCTGCTGGACCGCGGCTGGATGGATACGGGGATCATCGTGGGAGAGGGATACGACTGCGAGATCATTGAAAAGGCGTACAGGCCCTTTGACAATCTGGCTTTGAGCGTTACGCTCAAGCCGGAGGGGAGCATTGACAAGGTCGTGGTCGGCAGCATCACGGAGTCGCTGGCCATGCAGCGGCAAACGCCGGATTGGGCACGGCTTGAGGAAGTGATGCAGAGCCCCTCGCTGCAAATGGTGAGCTTTACGATTACGGAGAAAGGATACAATCTCAAAGACCAGCAGGGCCGCTATTTTCAGAACACAGAGCAGGACTTCGCCCGGGGGCCCGACGGGGCGGACAGCTATATGGGCAAGGTGGCGGCGCTGCTCTATAAGCGCTTTCTGTGCGGGGGACCTGCGATCGCCCTTGTGAGTATGGACAACTGCTCCCACAATGGCACCCGTCTGTACGAGGCGCTGCGGGATTTTGCGTCAAAGTGGGAGTCGCAGGGATTGGTCGAGAAAGGTTTTCTCAGCTATGTGGAAGACCGCGAAAAGGTGGGCTTTCCCTGGAGCATGATCGACAAGATCACGCCCCGGCCGGACGCAAAAGTGGTCGAGATGCTCAAGGCGGACGGCTTTGAGGACACAGAGTCTCTCAAGACGAAGATGGGGAGCTTTGTCGCGCCATTTGTCAATGCCGAACAGACGCAGTACCTCGTCGTGGAGGATTGGTTCCCGAACGGAAGACCGCCGCTTGATAAGGCGGGCGTCATCTTTACACAGCGCGAAACGGTTGACCAGGTGGAAAAGATGAAAGTCTGTACCTGCCTGAACCCGCTGCACACGGCACTTGCCGTCTTTGGTTGTCTGCTTGGTTTTACACGGATATCGGATGAGATGAAAGACGAAGACCTGCGCAGAATGGTGGAGATCATCGGGTACAAAGAGGGGCTACCTGTCGTGGTGGATCCGGGGATTCTCGATCCCCGCGCGTTTCTGGATACGGTGATTCACGAGCGCTTTCCAAACGTGTTCATGCCGGACAGCCCGCAGCGAATTGCCACCGACACATCGCAGAAACTGGCCATCCGGTTTGGGGAGACCATCAAGGCGTATCTGGCGTCGGACGAACTTGCTGTGGATGATCTGAAGATGATTCCGCTGGTGTTTGCGGGCTGGTGCCGCTATCTGATGGGCGTGGACGATCGGGGCAACGCGTTTGAGCGCAGCGACGACCCCATGTTCGGGCAGCTGCTGCCCTATCTGAGCGGCGTTGCATTGGGAGATACCGGCGCCGGCCAAACCCTCAGACCTATTCTGTCAAATGACCGGATTTTCGGCGTGGATCTGTATGCCGCCGGGCTTGGGCAGAGAGTGGAGAGCTATTTTGCCGAGATGCTCACCGGTCCCGGTGCGGTGCGTGAAACGCTGCATCGCCATGTCAGTGAATAG
- a CDS encoding gluconokinase: MLVLALESSTSSAKALLFDTEKGVLETADASYASEGLIRSQGVTDTDGVFRLTAHLGRRLAQGRDIAAIALCGTFHSMAVCESDMSARDTYSWNYMAPSLQCAEARKDEALVEKLYTRTGCYPHVTYMRHTLRYLADSGMKLTGKKLISQGAYNLFQLTGEYAESVSTASGSGLLNIHSLEYDDFALAYAGVDRGQLGGLVTYRQTFPLSEKGAQTLGLHRGIPVVPAHPDGALNQIANGAAVAGRMTLSVGTSGAVRLTAKKPVIPPGRELWNYYGVTDWLCGAAVSNACNCIDWFRESCLQGRFSFEELEREGESVRSMPVFLPFVFGERCPGWRDDRQGGFVEVSSDHSLAAMYRALQAGILFNLYQCYETLCRELQKPEKIIVSGGILNSAGWTQMIADIFEQDIVLVKNINASSLGAAVLGAYACGAREDVTRFTEELDGGRIVSHRPERSEFYRRQYERYLHWYDLTK, translated from the coding sequence ATGTTGGTACTTGCGCTTGAATCCAGTACAAGCTCGGCTAAGGCCCTTTTGTTCGACACGGAAAAGGGCGTTTTGGAAACGGCGGACGCCTCCTACGCCTCGGAAGGGCTCATCCGCTCGCAGGGTGTCACGGATACCGACGGTGTGTTTCGCCTGACCGCGCACCTTGGCAGGAGGCTGGCACAGGGGAGAGATATCGCCGCGATCGCGCTCTGCGGCACGTTTCACAGCATGGCGGTCTGCGAGAGCGATATGTCCGCGCGCGACACCTACTCGTGGAATTACATGGCGCCGTCGCTGCAGTGCGCCGAGGCGCGAAAGGACGAGGCGCTTGTCGAAAAGCTGTACACCCGCACGGGCTGCTACCCCCATGTCACCTATATGAGGCATACGCTTCGCTACCTTGCCGACAGTGGCATGAAATTGACGGGAAAGAAGCTGATAAGCCAGGGCGCCTACAACCTGTTCCAGCTCACGGGTGAGTATGCGGAGTCTGTCAGCACCGCCTCCGGTTCCGGCCTGCTGAACATTCACTCGCTGGAGTATGACGACTTTGCCCTCGCGTACGCGGGAGTGGACAGAGGACAGCTCGGCGGTCTTGTGACATACAGACAGACGTTCCCACTGAGCGAAAAAGGAGCGCAGACCCTCGGACTTCACCGTGGGATCCCCGTTGTGCCGGCCCACCCGGACGGCGCTTTGAATCAAATTGCAAACGGCGCGGCGGTCGCCGGAAGAATGACGCTGTCGGTGGGAACCAGCGGCGCGGTGAGACTGACAGCGAAAAAGCCGGTCATCCCGCCGGGAAGAGAGCTGTGGAACTACTACGGCGTCACCGACTGGCTGTGCGGCGCCGCGGTGTCCAATGCCTGCAACTGCATCGACTGGTTTCGGGAGAGCTGTTTGCAGGGCCGGTTTTCCTTTGAAGAGCTCGAGCGCGAGGGCGAGTCGGTGCGGTCGATGCCGGTGTTTTTGCCGTTTGTGTTCGGCGAGCGGTGCCCCGGCTGGCGCGACGACCGCCAGGGGGGCTTTGTCGAAGTGAGCTCCGATCACTCGCTTGCCGCCATGTACCGCGCGCTGCAGGCGGGAATTCTGTTCAATTTGTACCAGTGCTACGAAACGCTGTGCCGCGAGCTTCAAAAGCCGGAAAAGATCATTGTCTCCGGCGGCATTCTGAACTCCGCCGGATGGACGCAGATGATCGCGGACATCTTCGAGCAGGATATCGTGCTCGTCAAGAACATCAATGCCTCGTCTCTGGGAGCGGCCGTTCTGGGGGCGTATGCCTGCGGCGCGCGGGAGGATGTGACGCGATTTACCGAGGAGCTGGACGGGGGCAGAATCGTTTCACACCGGCCGGAGCGCTCGGAGTTCTACCGGCGGCAGTACGAGCGCTATTTGCACTGGTACGACCTGACTAAATAG
- the pfkA gene encoding 6-phosphofructokinase, protein MKTIGILTSGGDSPGMNAAVRAVTRAAINRGIRVMGIRRGYSGLISGDIFEMDVRSVSDIIHRGGTVLYTARSEEFKTEEGMQKAIQTCKEFGIEGVVVIGGDGSFRGASDLSARGIPCVGLPGTIDNDVGCSDYTIGFDTAINTVIAMVDRLRDTAQSHDRCSVVEVMGRRAGYIALEAGIAVGASAILVPEVPYDIENDVLKRMEKISKTGKKHFIIIVAEGLEITDKLTEIIAERTQMNTRSTVLGHVQRGGSPTGYDRVMASRMGYHAVELLSQGIGNRVVAFKDSKIVDFDVQQALSMHKEFPVELYKMAYEISI, encoded by the coding sequence ATGAAAACAATCGGTATTTTGACAAGCGGGGGAGACTCTCCCGGCATGAACGCCGCAGTCAGAGCTGTGACAAGAGCCGCCATCAACCGCGGCATCCGTGTCATGGGTATCCGCAGGGGGTACAGCGGCCTGATTTCGGGCGATATTTTTGAGATGGATGTCAGAAGCGTGTCGGACATCATCCACCGCGGCGGAACTGTGCTCTACACCGCAAGAAGTGAAGAGTTCAAGACCGAGGAGGGCATGCAGAAAGCGATACAGACCTGTAAGGAATTTGGTATCGAGGGCGTTGTGGTCATCGGCGGCGACGGCTCTTTCCGCGGTGCGAGCGATCTGTCTGCGCGCGGTATCCCGTGCGTGGGTCTGCCCGGAACCATTGACAACGATGTCGGCTGCAGCGACTATACCATCGGTTTTGACACGGCCATCAACACGGTCATCGCGATGGTGGACCGCCTGCGTGACACCGCGCAGAGCCACGACCGCTGCTCGGTGGTCGAGGTCATGGGCCGCCGCGCGGGCTACATCGCGCTCGAGGCCGGCATCGCGGTCGGCGCCTCGGCGATCCTGGTTCCCGAGGTTCCCTATGACATTGAAAACGACGTGTTAAAGCGTATGGAGAAGATCTCCAAGACCGGCAAAAAGCACTTTATCATCATTGTCGCCGAGGGCCTTGAAATCACCGACAAGCTCACCGAGATCATCGCCGAGCGCACCCAGATGAACACCCGTTCCACCGTTCTCGGCCACGTTCAGCGCGGCGGCAGCCCGACCGGCTACGACCGCGTCATGGCAAGCCGCATGGGCTACCACGCGGTGGAGCTGCTCTCGCAGGGCATTGGCAATCGCGTCGTTGCGTTTAAGGATAGCAAGATTGTGGATTTCGATGTGCAGCAGGCTCTGTCCATGCACAAGGAATTCCCGGTCGAACTCTACAAGATGGCCTACGAGATTTCCATCTGA
- the whiA gene encoding DNA-binding protein WhiA has protein sequence MKQTSFARRTKSEICSLEGTAARCCKTAELYGLLLFSMSFSPALVKLQAENKDVVGRAALLSAELVGVPLAIECKQGAKSDRFYTAATETPQDALALTGFFGHAPGELALTINRALFTCENCARSFLRGAFLSAGAVIDPGKGYHLELATPHIRVGEGLCALLGEYGIAVRSTRRRGNFVAYLKESEGIEDFLNLIGAQNAAFDIMNVKIYRDLRNRANRVTNCETANLGKAVGAAAAQLEAIGRLRGAGRFETLPQELIEAAELREQNPDMTLSELAAAAGVSKSGMNHRLQKLLRAANDCSPDQEAP, from the coding sequence TTGAAACAGACATCGTTCGCCCGACGGACCAAATCGGAAATATGCTCGCTTGAGGGGACCGCGGCGCGCTGCTGCAAGACGGCGGAGCTCTACGGTCTTCTGCTCTTTTCCATGAGCTTTTCCCCGGCACTTGTCAAGCTTCAGGCCGAGAACAAGGACGTGGTCGGCCGCGCGGCGCTGCTGTCGGCGGAGCTTGTCGGCGTGCCGCTCGCCATCGAGTGCAAGCAGGGGGCAAAATCGGATCGCTTCTACACCGCCGCGACTGAGACGCCGCAGGACGCGCTCGCACTCACCGGCTTTTTCGGACATGCTCCCGGCGAGCTTGCGCTCACCATCAACCGCGCGCTCTTCACCTGCGAAAACTGCGCGCGCTCGTTTCTGCGCGGGGCCTTTCTCTCGGCGGGCGCAGTCATCGACCCGGGCAAGGGCTACCACCTCGAGCTTGCGACCCCCCACATCCGGGTGGGCGAGGGGCTCTGCGCACTGCTCGGCGAGTATGGCATCGCCGTGCGGAGCACCCGGCGCCGCGGCAACTTTGTCGCCTACCTCAAGGAGAGCGAGGGCATTGAGGACTTTTTGAACCTCATCGGCGCGCAGAACGCGGCGTTTGACATCATGAACGTCAAAATCTACCGGGATCTGCGAAACCGCGCAAACCGCGTGACCAACTGCGAGACCGCCAACCTCGGCAAGGCTGTGGGCGCGGCGGCGGCCCAGCTTGAGGCGATCGGCCGTCTTCGCGGCGCAGGGCGCTTTGAGACGCTGCCGCAGGAGCTCATTGAGGCCGCCGAGCTGCGCGAACAGAACCCCGATATGACCCTTTCAGAGCTCGCCGCGGCGGCGGGCGTGAGCAAATCGGGAATGAATCACCGGCTGCAAAAGCTGCTCAGAGCGGCGAACGACTGTTCGCCTGACCAGGAGGCACCATGA